GATTGTTGGTTCACCGAGAGAGAGGAAGTATCGGAATCCTTTTCTATATGCACCTCATAGACAGAACTGTGCATCTCACTTGCAGAAAACCCCTGTTCTGCAATCTGTTGGTGGGCTCGTTGCATCGAGGGAGAACTCATCATCGGCCGCATACCCTCAAACTCATCCGAGTGAGGAACCGGTAGGGAAGCACCACCACTGGTCATGCCATAGGCGATGGCCACCGTACCATCAGGATTGCGGATATACAAGCCACTGACCCGGTCATCTGCCGAGCGTAACAAGATCTCCTCCAGGCTCATCATGGAATAACTGCGACCATCCAGCCCTGCTGAAAGATTTTCACTCAGAGCGGCAAGATAATCCTGGAAGACAGACTCAGTCCAATTGAGTCGCTGGTGGTGGATAGTCACCAAAAATACCGTAGTCTGGATACCCACCACTACGGCAACCACCAATACGAACCCCAGGAAGAGTCTTACGAACTGTCTTCTCATAGCACTGCGCCTTCCTTCTCATGCCCAATGAAACGGTATCCGTAGCCACGAACCGTCTCGATCCAGGGGCCGTCTCCAAGTTTGGAGCGGATATTCTTTATATGGGTATCGACCACCCGTTCGTAGGAATCGACAGCATAGTCGAAACACTCCTCAAGAATTTGGGAACGAGAAACCAAGTGATGTGAGTTTTCGATCAGGAATGCAAGGATTCTCCACTCTGCTGCGGTCAGGATAACCTCCCCTCCATCAACCAGAAGTTGATGATCGGTCTCATCAAAGCGCATCGAGTGGTCATTCACGTAAAGAAAGCCATCGCTTGGGCTGTAACTATTGTTCCTATATCGTCTGAGCACTGCCTGCACCCTGAGTACCAACTCCTTTGGGCTGAAGGGCTTTGAGATATAGTCATCAGCCCCGAGTTCAAACCCAAGGATCCTGTCACTCTCCTCACTACGTGCAGTCATGAAAATCACCGGACAGTCACACTTCTCCTTGAGCTGTTTCACAAAAGCAAAACCATCCCCGTCAGGAAGCATGACATCCTGGATAAGCAGGGATGGAACCTCTCTGGCGACAGCCTCACGAACCGCCCTAAGGGTTGCAAACCCTTTTACTTGATACCCCGAGAGTTCAAGGTACTGGCGAACCCCCTCACGGATCACTTCATGATCCTCTACTATATATATAAGGTCCTGTGTTTCTGCCATCGGTTATTCCTGCCCTTCGCTTCCCTTCCCGGGAAGGCTGGAAGTACTCTTACCGGCGAACCGGTAACCATATCCCCTGACTGTCTCGATCCACTGAGGCCCCATGGGCCCCATCTTTGCACGCATATTCTTCACATGTGTATCGACAATTCGGTCATACGACTCAAAACTATAGTCAAAGCAGTGCTCCAATATCTGTGAGCGGGTGATGAGGATTCCACTATTGCTTACCAAGTAACTCATAATCCTCCACTCTGCAGCAGTAAGCGGTATCTGCGAGCCGTCCAAGGTGAAGAGGTGACTTACCTCGTCGAACTGCAAAACAGACCCTGCCAACACCCAGCTAGAACCTCCCCGGTAGGAGGAGACACTGACATCAATTCGACGAAACAGTGCGTGGACCCTGAGCACCAACTCCTTGAAGCTGAACGGCTTGCATACATAGTCGTCAGCCCCCAACTCGAAGCCTAGGATGCGATCACTCTCAGCAACCCTGCTTGTCACGAAGATGACCGGAAATGAATGGGTCTGCTTCAGTTTCTTGATATAGCTGAAGCCATCCCCATCTGAGAACTGCACTTCCAGGAGCATCAAGTCAGGAACTTGACGACTTATGGCTATCTGCACAGCATGCAAATCCTCAAACACATGCACCTCGTATCCTGAAAGTTCGAGATACTGTTTCACCCCTTCTCGATCCTCACCTGTGGGGTCAACGACATAAATCATCTTCATAATGCAACATCACCATACCTTTGCTCGTCTGACAAGCGTTCTTGTGGATTCAACACATATCTCCACATTATCTTCATATTTCCTCTTAATAATAGACAGGGTGTGTACTGACTGTCAAATACAACAGCTGATAATCACATAGTTCATCCATTCTGCACGCGTGTGGAGATATCCGACCAAAACACCCGTCTATTGCACTGGATAGGCTTCCACGCTACACTTGGCCAATGAAACTCAGGTGGAAAACCCTCATTGGAGACACACTCATACTTAGCCTTTGCATTCTTGCCCTTGTTGCCATCAGCAGACAGACTGCCGGCGGGGGAAGCGGGTATGTGCAAGTTCAGAGCAGTGAAGCCACCTATCGATACAGCCTCGATGTCGATCGTGAGATTACCGTACAGGGGCCACTTGGTGCGACCCACATAGTCATCGAGGATGGTCACGCCCATATCGAGGACTCCGCCTGCCCCACCAAGAGCTGCACCTTCCAGAAACCCATTTCAAATGCACGCTCCTGGATTGCGTGCCTTCCAAACCAGGTGCTGCTTACCATCGTAGGCAGCGAAAGCGAGAATCTGGAGGTTGATGATGTCGCAAACTGAGAAAAAAATTGCCTTCATCAGCGCAGCCACCCTCCTGCTCTCCACCTTGGAGTACCTTATCCCCAAGCCCCTTCCCTTCCTTCGTCTGGGATTGGCAAACCTTCCCCTCCTGGTCATCCTCGATGGCATGTCCTTCGGCCCTTTCTTCATCATCCTGCTACTCAAGGCAGTAGGCCAAGGCATGGTAAGCGGAACACTTTTCTCCTACCTCTTCCTGATTTCCCTTGCAGGGACCCTGAGCAGTGGCATTGCCATGAAAGGGGCTAAGCAACTCCTTGGAATCAGGGTAAGCCTTGTTGGTTGTTCCCTGCTTGGGGCCTTTGTAAGCAATCTGTCTCAACTCCAGGTTGCTTCCTGGGTTGCCTATGGACCCTCCATCTGGATAGCCGCACCGCTTATGCTTGCACTGGGTATGGTCACCAGCTTTGCGTTGGGACTGCTTGCTGAGATCTATCTGCAGAGGGGAACAACGGGAAAAGCTCTCACGCAGGGAACCCTTTCCCTCTCCATACCTCCCACCGAAGAGAAGGTCCCTCACAAACACCTGCTTTTTGCCTCTCTGCTTGCCATTGTTGCAATCCTCCTCGCGAAGGGCCTTGTCACACTTGCTGTTATCACCGCATTGATGTATCTCCTGCAATGGGTCGCTGGGAGAAGAATCCGGATCATACCAGCCCTCATGCTTATCTTCTCGCTGGTTGTATTAAGTCTTTTTGAACCAAATGGGAAGGTATTGCTCAGCATGGGTACGCTTGCATTCACCGAAGGATCACTAACGATTGCTCTTACCAAGGCTCTCCGCCTGCTCTCGCTCCTTGCAGCCAGCCAGAGCCTGAGTGCAAGTAATCCAAAGATAGAAGGCAAGGCTGGTACCCTGCTTGCCCTCACCCTTGCCTATTTCAGCCTGCTCACCCGATCATTCCGGGAAACAAAAGGCTCTGTCATACAACGTGTGGATCAGGCACTGCAGGCAACTGCAAGTGGGAAGGGCACTGATAAAACACCTCCTGTCACGCATAAAAAGCCAATCAACATACCACTGTTCCTTTTTATTGTTTTGGGTGTACTTGCTGTCTCACTCATAAGCTTAATAGTATATTAAGTTCTATCGGGTAATATTATTTGATACTACTGTCATTTTATTTTTAAATTTTTCCAATTTATTTTATTTATATATGCACTAATCTGATATTTAGTGCATTTTCTTATGTATTTTTATTCCTTTTATTTTTTTTTATCGTATTGACCTTATTAGATATTTTTTTATACATTATGGCCAAGAAACCTAATGAGGAGTACATCATGGCTGATAAGAAACAAACCGAAGAGCTTTTTGCAGGACAGAAAGCACTCCAGGACATGATCGAACGTGTAAAACGTGCACAAGCCAAATTCGCTACCTATTCACAGGAACAGGTCGATGCCATATTCCGCTCTGCTGCCATTGCAGCGAACGACGAGCGTATCAAGTTGGCCTTAATGGCGGTGAAAGAGACCGGCATGGGCATTGTGGAGGATAAGGTTATCAAGAACCACTTCTCTGCAGAATACATCTTCAACAAATACAAGGATGACAAGACCTGTGGGATCATAGAGGTGGACCAGGCATTCGGTATCAAGAAAATTGCTGAACCGAAGGGCGTCATTTGCGGCATTATCCCTACCACAAACCCAACCAGTACTGCAATCTTCAAGAGTTTGATCGCCTTAAAGACTCGTAACGCAATCATCTTCAGCCCACACCCAAGAGCAAAAGAGTGCACTTGTGAAGCAGCCCGTATCATTCTTGAGGCTGCAGTGAAGGCAGGGGCACCTGAGGACATCATCGGCTGGATCGATGAACCCTCCATTGAGAAAACAGACTACCTGATGAAAAACAAGCTGGTGAATCTTATCCTTGCCACCGGTGGTCCCTCTATGGTCAAGAGCGCCTATTCCTCCGGTATCCCTGCCATCGGGGTTGGTCCTGGCAATACCCCTGCCCTTATGGACAAGAGTGCAGACGTCAAGATGGCGGTCAGCTCGATTCTCATGAGCAAGACCTTTGACAATGGAGTGGTCTGTGCAAGTGAACAGGCAGTAATTTGCCACAAGGACATCTATGATGCAGTAAAGAAAGAGTTTTCTGATCGTGGTGCACGATTCCTCACAAAGAAGGAAGCTGACATGCTTCGCAAGGTCATCCTCGACCCAAAGCGTGGGACCGTAAACCCAGCCATTGTTGGACAGAAAGCTTCCAAGGTAGCTGAAATCGCTGGATTCACCGTTCCCGAGACCACCAAGGTCCTTATTGGGGAGGTGGAACATGCCGATGCTTCTGAACCATTTGCCCATGAAAAACTCAGTCCGGTATTGGCAATGTACAAGTGTGACAACTATGGGGAGGGAACCAACATGGCAGCAACCTTGGTTGCCTTGGGTGGTTACGGGCATACCAGTGTGCTCTACATTGATGAGAATGAGACAGAGAAGGTTGACACCTACAGCAGGACTGTTAAGACCAGCCGTGTATTGGTGAACATGCCTGCCAGCCAGGGAGCAATTGGGGACATCTACAACTTCCGCCTGGAGCCTTCCCTCACCCTTGGCTGTGGTTCTTGGGGAAACAACTCGATCAGCGAGAACGTAGGACCAAAACACCTGTTGAACATCAAGACCGAAGCTGCCAGGAGGGAAAACATGCTCTGGTTCAAACTGCCTCCAAAGACGTATTTCAAGTACGGCTGTCTGCCTGTTGCCCTTGGCGAGTTGAAGGGTAAGAAGCGCGCATTCATCATCACCGACTCATTCCTGTTCACCAGTGGTATGGTGGATAAGATCACCGATACACTCGATGCAATGGGTATCGAATGTGAAACATTCCATCAGGTAAAACCCGATCCTACCTTGGGCACCATTACCGAGGGAATGAAGCTGATAAATGCTTTCAAACCCGATGTACTCATCGGTCTTGGCGGTGGTTCCCCTATGGATGCTGCAAAGATCATGTGGTTGCTCTACGAGCACCCGGAGGTACAGTTCGATGGGCTTGCTTTGCGGTTCATGGATATCCAGAAGCGAATCTATGCATTCCCCAACATGGGAAAGAAAGCCGAGCTTGTATGTGTACCTACCACCAGTGGTACTGGTAGTGAGGTTACCCCCTTTGCCATCATCACTGATGAGAAAAGTGGAATGAAATACGCAATTGCAGACTATGCACTCACCCCGACCATGGCGATCGTGGATAGTGAGCTAGCCATGGGAATGCCCAAGGGGCTGACCGCAAGCTGTGGTGTTGATGTATTGACCCATGCCCTGGAAGCACTTGCCTCGAGTATGTCCACCGACTATACCAATGGATTGAGCCTGGAAGCGGCCCGCGTCATCTTCAAGTACCTGCCAAAGGCGTATCGGGATGGAACGGACAAGAAAGCACGTGAGAAGGTTCACAATGCCTCGACCATCGCAGGTATGGCCTTCAGCAATGCATTCCTGGGAGTCTGTCACTCGATGGCACATAAGTTGGGAGCCCAGTTCCATATTCCCCATGGTATGGCAAATGCGCTGCTGCTCTGTAATGTCATTCGCTACAATGCAACGGACAACCCGACAAAGCAGGCTTCCTTCCCACAGTACGAGTACCCCTCCGCTGTGAGCAGGTATGCAAGAGCTGCTGACTACATTGCCATGATAGTAAATGAACAGGAGAATACTCCCTACATCAAGACTACGGCAACCGATAGCCAGGACAAGAAAGTTGAGGCCTTGGTTGCAGGGATTGAGATGCTGAAAAAGGAACTTGATATACCTTCCTCCATCAAGGAGTGGGGCATCAAGGAGGAGGACTTCCTGGCAGTGGTTGACGAGCTTGCAGTGAAAGCATTCGATGACCAGTGCACGGGAACCAACCCCCGCTACCCCTTGATCGGCGAGATCAAGCAACTCTACCTGGACTGTTTCTATGGAAGGGTGTACCAGGAAGCCTAGGTGCGATTAATTCTTACCCAGAGAGGACTCCGCTTGACGGGGTCCTCTCTATCTGTGTTCAAGAAATAATGCATCACTAAAAATGTAAGAATATGGTTAAGGAATCCCGAGCAAGAACAAACCTCCCAGGCTTCTATACAAGAAATGCCTCTTGTATTACTATGCTCGCATGTTTGAATGCAAACTCATCTGTACAGATATTGACGGAACCCTGCTTGATCCAAACCACCAGATCAGCGACAGAACAAAGGAAGCCATTCGCCGTGCTCGGAGAAAGGGCATTATCGTTGCGCTTGTCAGCGGCAGGATCTCAGGAAGTCTTACCCTGATCCAAGAGGAACTGGGAATCACCGGACCACTGGGGTGTTTCAATGGTTCACTCGTGCTTGATGAGGACGGAAAGGAACTGGAAGCACATCCCATCAGAGGGGAGCAGTGTACGCAAGTCCTCTCCTACCTTGCACAGACCGAGCTTGAGTGCTTTGTTTTTACCAATGAGAGTTGGTACATGCATGAAATGAATGCCTGGTACGATGTAGAAGTGAAAGCTTCACGCACACAAGGACGTATTACCTCCCTGGACAGTCTTTGTGATACGCTAGGCGCGGGTGAGAGACCCTTCAAGCTCTTGGCTATGCATAATGACCCTGAATATATGAGGAAACAAGAGAAAGCGTTGCAGACCCGATTCGGCAGCTCCTTGAATATCTTCAGCTCCTCCCCCCGCTATATAGAAATTCTGGCAAGAGGTGTGGACAAGGGTCATGCAGTTCGCTCTCTCTGTGAATCGTATGGGGTGGGCCCTGGAACCGTTATGGCAGTAGGCGACTACTACAATGATATTGGGATGTTCCGAGCAGCTGGATATGCGGTTGCTATGGCCAATGCCCCCGATGAGGTAAAAGCGCATGCACACGCATGTACCGCCAGCAATAGCGAAGATGGTCTGGCCCTCGCCATTGAGTCAGTCCTATGAAGCGGATACTCTCCCTCTACAGAGGGTTGCCGCAGCCGATCTATGTTCTCTTCTTTGCAACAGTCGTCAATGCTGTCGGGATATTCATCTATCCATTCCTGACGCTCTACCTCACCAGACGATTGGGATATACCCCGCTGCAAGCGGGTGCATTCATGACCATCGCCTCCATCCTCTATGTACCTGGCTCCTTCATCGGCAGCAAACTTGCCGACACCATCGGGCGAAAGCCGGTGTTGGTGGTATTCCAACTGCTGATGGATCTCTGTTTCATCCTGGCGGGTTTCTTTGAGGGAGAGGCATTCGTGCCCTACTTCATTCTGCTGGGTTTGTTCTTCGATGGTGCGGTCGACCCCGCCCGGGAAGCTTTGAAAACCGATGTTACCAGCATCGAGAATCGTCAGGTCTCATTCAGCCTCATCTACCTTGGACACAATGTAGGCTACTCCATCGGCCCGGTCATCGCAGGTTACCTGTTCTACAAAGCTCCTGAATGGTTGTTCTATGGGAATGCCGCAGCCGGCATTCTCTCCGTGCTGCTTGTCATGCTCAAGATACGAGAGAGCAAGCCTTCCAAGGAACTGATCGAGGAGAGCAAGGGATGGGATACCACAGAAAAAGGTGAAGAGGGAGGCCTTTTCAAGGCCTTGCTCACCCGTCCAAGGCTCCTATTCTTCGCACTTTCGGTCACCTTTTTCAGCTTTGCCTACAGCCAGACATTGTTTGCGCTCCCTCTGCTTACCACCAACCTGTTTGGCCAGGCGGGAGCCCCTCTGTATGGCAAGATGATGGCGATCAACGGGATCGTAGTGGTTATATGTAATCCAATTATTGTAAGCTTGCTCAGACGGTTTCACCCTCTGGCAAATTCAACCCTCTCTGGTATTTTCTATGCGATCGGATTCGGCCTCTTTGCTTTTGCAACCACCCCATTTGTATTTATGGGATTGACAGTGATCTACACGTTGGGGGAGATCATATCTGCAACGAATGACAATTTTTACGTGGCCAACAATACCCCGATCAGCCACCGCTCAAGGTTCTCTGCAATCCTGCCCATCATCATGGGTACCGGGCATGCAATAGCCCCCATTACTGGGGGCCTGATCATAGAATCGTACTCCATGAGCCTGCTCTGGATCACCACTGCCCTGGCCGCCCTGATCGGGGCAACCGGGGTCTTCCTGATCTACCTGAAAGAAAAACAGGAACGAAAGTAAATACTTACAGCTTTTCCAAGAGTGCCTTTACTGCATCAGAAGGAAAATCCTTATCAGTCTCATGCTCGCTGAGCAATTGCTTCAACCATGAAGTTACTGCCTCACTCTGCGGCAAGATGTACCCTGCTTCACGATAACAGTCCTCGGCAAGTACACGATTGCTTGCTGCAATGGCATGCATGAGCTGCTTGAAGACAGGATCATCACTTGCCTCTGCGAGGCTTCTAGCCAGGCGCTCCTGTCCTGCTTTACTCTTTGCCAAGGCGAATAAGCTCTTTCTTACTGCCTCACTCTTTTCCTGCGGAGGTGGATAGACAGAAGGGACCAAGTAGATTGCATGACTTGGGCAGGCATCCACACAGAGTCGGCAACCATCCTGGCATTTAGCGAAATCTATCTGTCCATTTTCCGTATCGGTTGCACCTGTTGGACAGACAAACAGACAGACACAATCTTTGGTGCAGAGGGAAATATTTCTTGCAGCATGCATCAGATGGCCTCCTTCTGGATGGGGTGTATCTTGAAACTGGGAACTTTGCAGATCGGGCAAAGGGAAGGAGGAGTGTCCCCTACATAGATAAAGCCACAAATCTCACACACCCATACATTGGTGTTTTCAAGCAGTGCACTGCCCTGCTTCTCATACCGTACCATGAGTGCCTTCAGGAGTTTGGAAGCCTTCTCACCCCAAAGCAGTGCTCGTTTTGCTCCTCTGTCATTGGCTTTCTCAGCAGCATTGCTTGCTTCTGTAAAACCACCAGACAAATCTGCATTGATTGCAGCAAGCAATCTCTGGTAATCCTGTACCTTCTCATTGGTACGTTGTTTGTCATAATAGGCAGCGAGTGTCCCGAACAGGGCGGCTTCCTCACTCCTGAGTTGCTTGTTACATGCTTTTTGCAGATTGGAACAGAGAGCTCCAAGTTCATCGGCTGACATCTGTCTCATATCGTCTTCCATGAACGACCTCCTCTTCTTGTTTATCGCTTACAGTATAGCATTCCATGTTGGTTTTTTGGAAAAAGACTCGAGGTTTTTCAATTCATCCATTTTGCTGGATATTATTTTTACCAGGAACAATCTAGACACGTGTATAATTTACCTACACGCAGGCAAGAATGGAGGGACCTGCAAGAAAACAGTATCTAATGACGAATTTTTAGAATACAAAGGTTTGTATTATCCATACTTTCTCCATGAAACACAGAGAAATTGGACAAGCAATCAAAGAACTCAGACAACAGAAAAACATGACACAGGAAGAACTCATAGAGAGAGCTGACCTCTCTCGAAGCCAGCTCTATTACATTGAATCGGGAAGACGGACACCCCGCCTTCCCACAATCCATAGTATTTGTGCCGCGCTCGAACTTTCATTTCTCGAGTTTGTGCACTATCTCTATCGTTACTCCCCTACCTCTTCAACACCAAGCATCTCATCAATGGATGCACCAGGGGCAACCATCGGATAGACCTTGTCATCGACAGGTATCTCACAATCAATGAGAACAGCTTGTCCCAGGTCCAGTGCCGCCTGAAGAATCGGCTTCGGATCATCAGTCTTGCTGATTCTCATTCCCTTTACCCCATAGGCCTCAGCAAGTTTCAACCAATCGATGGGGGTATCGAGAGTGGTCTCACTGTAACGTCGGTCGAAGAAGAGCGTCTGCCACTGACGTACCATGCCCAGTGTCTGGTTGTTCATCAAGAGAATGATAACCGGTAGCTGATACCGCGCAATGGTAGCCAGTTCATTGCAGTTCATCTTGAAACTGCCATCCCCGGCAACATTGACGACGCGAGCATCAGGATTGGCTACCTGTGCTCCGATCGCAGCTCCTGTTCCATACCCCATGGTTCCAAGCCCACCACTGGTGAGGAAGTGACCGGGCTGGAGGTGCTTGAGGAACTGTGCAGCCCACATCTGATGTTGTCCAACCTCAGTAACGGCAAAGAACCCTTCAGGAAGCACGCTCTGCAGCGCTTTCAGGATCTCCTTGGATCGGGCACTCTCGCTGTCCACCCTGATTGGGTATCGCTTCTTATATTCAGCAACTTGCTCCATCCACTTCGTATGCGTCATGGGATTCACAATTCGGTTGTTCAGCTCATTCAGCACTACTTTCAGGTCCCCGATCAAGTGACAGTAGGTCTTGATATTCTTGTCAATTTCAGCCGGGTCCACATCGATGTGGATAATCTTGGCATTCTTCGCAAATGCACTGGCTTTGCTGACAACCCGGTCACTGAAGCGCGCACCGATTACCACCAGAAGGTCGCAGGATGAAACACTCATGTTTGAGACTTTCGTCCCATGCATGCCGACCAAACCGGTGAAACGGGGACTGAGGGAGCTCACAGCTCCAACTCCCATCAGTGAGGTACAGGCAGGGCTGTCTATGTTTTCCAGGAACTGGGAGAGCTCTTCACTCGCCTTGGCCCTGATCACACCACCACCGATATAGCACATCGGTCTCTGGGCTTGCTTGATCAGCTGCAAAGCCTGTTCCATGCTCTTCTCACTCAATCGTTCGGTACGGGGTTGCAAGGCCTCAATCGGTTGGGGTGAGAAATCTGCGGTATAGACCGTCACATCCTTCGGAACGTCGATCAGGACAGGACCAGGTCTGCCCTCCTGAGCAATCTTGAAGGCAGTACGTATCGTCTCAGCCAAGTCAGCTACATCCTTTACAATAAAGTTGTGCTTGGTGATCGGCATGGTAATGCCGGTTATATCCACTTCCTGGAAACTGTCCTTTCCCAGAAGGGGAACGGTTACATTTCCGGTGAAGGCAACCATGGGAACACTATCCATGTAGGCTGTGGCAATACCGGTAACGAGGTTTGTGGCTCCCGGTCCACTGGTTGCCATACATACGCCTACCTTTCCAGTGCTCCTGGCATACCCGTCAGCAGCGTGGCTGGCACCCTGCTCATGGCTGGTCAGGATATGGCGGATTCTGCTCTGATTCTGGTACAGGGCATCATAGAGAGGCAATACAGCCCCTCCAGGAAACCCAAAGACGGTATCCACGCCCTGTTCAATCAGACATTCTATGATTATTTGTGCTCCAGTCATCTGCATGGTAGATTCTCCTCTTTGTGTATCATTTCTTGAAGACAGCTCCGGTGGCAGCACTGGTTACCTGCTTGGCATAGCGGGCCAAATACCCGGTGGTAATAGGCGGCTCCTTACAGACCCATTGCTTCTTCCGCTCAAGAAGCGTCTTCTCATCGACCAACAAACTGAGCTCACCCTTTGGTATATCAATGCTGATCGTGTCCCCTTCCTGGACGAGGGAGATTGGACCACCCTCAGCAGCCTCAGGGCTGACATGTCCGATGGAAGCTCCCCGGGTGGCACCACTGAAGCGGCCATCGGTGATCAAGGCAACATCCTTGTCCAGGTTCATACCGGCAATTGCACTGGTGGGACTGAGCATCTCACGCATGCCGGGGCCTCCCTTCGGTCCCTCATAGCGGATGACAATAACGTCCCCTGCCTTGATCTCTCCAGCAAAGATTGCCTTGATGGTATCTTCCTCACTCTCGAATACTCTCGCTGGTCCTTTGTGCACCAACATTTTCTCATCAACAGCACTCCGCTTCACCACAGCCCCATCTGGAGCAAGGTTTCCCCTGAGTACGGCGATTCCCCCGGTCTTGCTGAACGGGTTGTCGATGGGACGGATGACCTCATGGTTGTAGATGGGTGCTGCTCTATAGAGCTCCCCGACCGTCTTCGCACTCACCGTTGGCAGGTCTGCATTGAGCAGTCCAGCCTCTCCCAGTTCTCTCATCACTGCAAGTACACCACCAGCCTCATAGAGGTCCTCGATATGGTCAGGGCCGGCAGGAGCAAGATGGCAAAGATTGGGTACTTTGGCGGCAATATCATTCGCCATGAAAATATCCAGGTCAACACCAGCCTCATGGGCTATTGCCGGCAGATGGAGCATGGTATTGGTACTGCAACCCAAGGCCATATCAACGGCCATAGCATTGGCAAACGCTTCCTTGGTCATGATATCCAGGGGACGGATGTTCTTTTTCAACAATTCCATGATCTGGTATCCTGCTTCCTTGGCAAGCCTGTCCCGTGCGCTGTAGACAGCTGGTACGGTTCCATTGCCGGGGAGTCCCATTCCAATGGCCTCAGTCAGGCAGTTCATGCTGTTTGCGGTAAACATGCCACTGCAAGAACCACAGGTCGGACAGGCATTGTTCTCATAGGAGAGCAACTCTTCCTCACTGATCAATCCGGCTGCAAGGCTTCCCACTTTCTCAAACATGACCGAGAGGCTCGTTCCACAGGAGCTGTCGCCGGGAATCTTACCGGCAAGCATCGGTCCACCGGAAACAAAAATGGAAGGAATATTGATCCTAGCGGCAGCCATCAACATTCCAGGGACAATCTTGTCACAGTTGGGGACGAAAACCAGAGCATCAAAAGGATGGGCTGTTGCCATGATCTCGATGGAATCAGCGATGACCTCACGGCTTGCCAGAGAGTATTTCATCCCTGTATGGCCCATTGCAATACCATCACATACCCCAATGACAGGGAACGAGACTGGGTTTCCCCCAGCTTGGCGTACCCCGCTCTTTACAGCGTTGACAATTCTATCAAGGTGAATATGTCCTGGGATGATCTCATTGGCCCCATTCACGATACCAATGATCGGCATGTGGATTTCACGATCTGTCCATCCAAGTGCCTTCATCAGTGACCGGTGGGGGGACCTATCGGCTCCCTCAGTCATCTGCGCTGAACGTCTCTTGCTTTCGTCCATTGTATCCTCCTCCCTTTACAGGGCCTGGGCTATCAGGTCGCCCATCTCACTCGTACCGACCTTTTTCATACCGTCGGTGTAAATATCTGCTGTACGGTACCCTGCATCCAACACCGAGCTAACTGCCTTCTCAATTGCATCGGCCTCCTCAGAGAGGGAGAAGCTGTAGCGCAACATCATGGCTACCGAGAGTATGGTAGCGATCGGGTTGGCCAGGTCCTTGCCTGCAATATCAGGGGCACTGCCGTGTATCGGCTCGTACATCCCAAAACCATCCTCAGCCAGGGAAGCAGATGGGAGCATACCG
The sequence above is drawn from the uncultured Sphaerochaeta sp. genome and encodes:
- a CDS encoding response regulator transcription factor yields the protein MAETQDLIYIVEDHEVIREGVRQYLELSGYQVKGFATLRAVREAVAREVPSLLIQDVMLPDGDGFAFVKQLKEKCDCPVIFMTARSEESDRILGFELGADDYISKPFSPKELVLRVQAVLRRYRNNSYSPSDGFLYVNDHSMRFDETDHQLLVDGGEVILTAAEWRILAFLIENSHHLVSRSQILEECFDYAVDSYERVVDTHIKNIRSKLGDGPWIETVRGYGYRFIGHEKEGAVL
- the adhE gene encoding bifunctional acetaldehyde-CoA/alcohol dehydrogenase — its product is MADKKQTEELFAGQKALQDMIERVKRAQAKFATYSQEQVDAIFRSAAIAANDERIKLALMAVKETGMGIVEDKVIKNHFSAEYIFNKYKDDKTCGIIEVDQAFGIKKIAEPKGVICGIIPTTNPTSTAIFKSLIALKTRNAIIFSPHPRAKECTCEAARIILEAAVKAGAPEDIIGWIDEPSIEKTDYLMKNKLVNLILATGGPSMVKSAYSSGIPAIGVGPGNTPALMDKSADVKMAVSSILMSKTFDNGVVCASEQAVICHKDIYDAVKKEFSDRGARFLTKKEADMLRKVILDPKRGTVNPAIVGQKASKVAEIAGFTVPETTKVLIGEVEHADASEPFAHEKLSPVLAMYKCDNYGEGTNMAATLVALGGYGHTSVLYIDENETEKVDTYSRTVKTSRVLVNMPASQGAIGDIYNFRLEPSLTLGCGSWGNNSISENVGPKHLLNIKTEAARRENMLWFKLPPKTYFKYGCLPVALGELKGKKRAFIITDSFLFTSGMVDKITDTLDAMGIECETFHQVKPDPTLGTITEGMKLINAFKPDVLIGLGGGSPMDAAKIMWLLYEHPEVQFDGLALRFMDIQKRIYAFPNMGKKAELVCVPTTSGTGSEVTPFAIITDEKSGMKYAIADYALTPTMAIVDSELAMGMPKGLTASCGVDVLTHALEALASSMSTDYTNGLSLEAARVIFKYLPKAYRDGTDKKAREKVHNASTIAGMAFSNAFLGVCHSMAHKLGAQFHIPHGMANALLLCNVIRYNATDNPTKQASFPQYEYPSAVSRYARAADYIAMIVNEQENTPYIKTTATDSQDKKVEALVAGIEMLKKELDIPSSIKEWGIKEEDFLAVVDELAVKAFDDQCTGTNPRYPLIGEIKQLYLDCFYGRVYQEA
- a CDS encoding response regulator transcription factor; translation: MKMIYVVDPTGEDREGVKQYLELSGYEVHVFEDLHAVQIAISRQVPDLMLLEVQFSDGDGFSYIKKLKQTHSFPVIFVTSRVAESDRILGFELGADDYVCKPFSFKELVLRVHALFRRIDVSVSSYRGGSSWVLAGSVLQFDEVSHLFTLDGSQIPLTAAEWRIMSYLVSNSGILITRSQILEHCFDYSFESYDRIVDTHVKNMRAKMGPMGPQWIETVRGYGYRFAGKSTSSLPGKGSEGQE
- a CDS encoding Gx transporter family protein; translated protein: MSQTEKKIAFISAATLLLSTLEYLIPKPLPFLRLGLANLPLLVILDGMSFGPFFIILLLKAVGQGMVSGTLFSYLFLISLAGTLSSGIAMKGAKQLLGIRVSLVGCSLLGAFVSNLSQLQVASWVAYGPSIWIAAPLMLALGMVTSFALGLLAEIYLQRGTTGKALTQGTLSLSIPPTEEKVPHKHLLFASLLAIVAILLAKGLVTLAVITALMYLLQWVAGRRIRIIPALMLIFSLVVLSLFEPNGKVLLSMGTLAFTEGSLTIALTKALRLLSLLAASQSLSASNPKIEGKAGTLLALTLAYFSLLTRSFRETKGSVIQRVDQALQATASGKGTDKTPPVTHKKPINIPLFLFIVLGVLAVSLISLIVY
- a CDS encoding NusG domain II-containing protein; this encodes MKLRWKTLIGDTLILSLCILALVAISRQTAGGGSGYVQVQSSEATYRYSLDVDREITVQGPLGATHIVIEDGHAHIEDSACPTKSCTFQKPISNARSWIACLPNQVLLTIVGSESENLEVDDVAN